A region of the Pseudoprevotella muciniphila genome:
GCTTATAGGATGTCTCGTGCTCCTCATCCACGATGATTAGCCCGAGGTTGTCGAAAGGCAGGAAGAGTGAGGATCGCACACCAAGGATGATGGGGAAGGGGTGGTCTGATATTTGCCGGCGCCACACTTCCACACGCTCCGTGTCGGGAAACTTGGAATGATACACGCCCATCTTGTCGCCAAAAATGCGTCCCAGACGAGTCGTGATTTGTGTCGTTAGTGCGATTTCAGGCAACAGGTAGAGCACCTGTTTCCCGCTTGCCAGGGCCTGCTCGATGAGGTGGATGTATATCTCTGTTTTTCCGCTTGATGTAACACCATGCAGCAGGCATACATCCCGGTTGTCCCAAGCGTTCAGGATTTCGTTGTACGCGCGTTGCTGCTCTTCGTCGAGGGCGCGCTGCCCGATACCTTCCACCTGCACTTGAGTCTTTAAGCGCTCAGTCTCCACGTCGTATATCTCCAGCACACCCTTGTCCTTCAGTCCTTTCAGCGCAGTGTCGCTGGCATTGGGGTGGGAGAGCAGTTGCTTCTTGCTGACATCTTTGAGCAGCGACCTGTTATGCAGCGTCAGTGCTGCGGCACACTCCGACATGTCGAGGTAAGCCAGGAGCGTGCTTTCCTGCTTCTGGCTGCGTTTCAGTGTACTGAAGAACCGGTTGAGGCGTTGTTCGTCGAAATACGCCTCTGTCAGCCGCACGTATGGGATGGTCTTCGGCTTGAAATTGCGGGTAAGGATCTCATCCACAAGCACAACCTCTTTCTCTGCCATTCCTGATACGATTCTGAGGATGTTGCCTTTGACGGACTTCTGCAGGTCGGCTATGCGCAGCGATTTATCCTTCAGTGCCTGCCATATCTCCCATTCTTTTTCGTCGAGCGTGTCGCCGTCAAAGTCGTCGTTGCGCGTGATGGTGGTCTCGCTCTCAAGTTTCAGCCCCGATGGCAGAGCAGCCTTCATCACCTCGCCCGCTGTGCAGAGGTAATAGTCGGAAATCCATTTCCAGAACTTAAGTTGGTGAAGATATACGATGGGTTGCACGTCCTCAATGTCGAGGATATCCTTTATCTGTATATCTTCCTGTGGGGCTGTGCTGTGTAAGCGAACGGCTATGCCGGTGTAGATTTTCCGCTTGCCCAATGGCACCACCACACGAGCCCCCACTTTCAGCAGGCTTTGCAGATGTGATGGCACACAGTAGGTTAATGTGCCTTTCATAGCAAGCGGGAGAAGTACATCGACATATTTGTTCATATTGCAAAGGTAGAGATTTTATGTCTTTTGTCGGGATATGTTTTGACTAAATTTTCGATAATTTCTCGTGCGCAGCACGACTACTAATAGAGTGCCCTGCGGGCAGAAATTAAATATAATAGATTCAAAATTTTAGAAAATCATGGAAATACATGGTAATTCGTGTAGAAAACCATCGGCAATCCACGTCCTTTGCGTTCTAAAACAACGATGTAAACAGGGTTTGATGCTGTTTTCTTAAAAATTTTACCGGACACCAATAAAAAAACTCAACTTTAATAACCCCAAAAAACGATTTTTTCAAACTTTTAGACTAATATTGCACTTGCTATTTGAATCTGCCCTTCTATTGTTTTTCATTTCTTTCAGTTTTTTTATGGAACTATTCTTTTAAAACGAGAGAGCAAGAATTCATGGTTAAAATTACATGGAAATCAGTGGTAATAACATGGAGAAAAAAACGTATCATTTACAGTTGAATTGATTGTCGTTTTGTAAAGTGCAGTTTACAAAATGTCAATATAGATAGATTTTTTGTGCTTTTTAACAAAAATAATTCCGGTAAATATATTATTCTATTTTATACATTGTTTATTTTTGTTGTGAATTTGACTTAATGTGGATTCGTATAGCATTAACAATGTGCTGATGTCGCAGAGAGTTGAAAATCTGAAAATTACAAATAAATAAAATATAAACGAGAGCCACAAGGCTTTGCGAGAGCTGCAAGACAAGAGCCACCGCCAACACAGGCAACACAGACAACACAGAATGTTTCATCGCGGCGCATGACTTGTCAAAACATCTTACAACCCCCGTAATAGCACTATGACCCGCGCGATTCACAGGCAACGACCCGAAATAAGCAAACTGAGATTTCGCTGTATGAATAATCATGCAGTGTTTTTCCCGTTTGACGCACCCCGCGCGTTACTGAAGGCTCAATTTACCCCCCCCCCCCGTTAATTCGCTAATTATCAATACGTTGGCAATGGAATTGCGCAAGCGGTTCCAACGTTTGACACATAACTCATACCCGTTCTTTTCTCCTCGGCAGAGGAAGGGAGAACGGCTTTTTTGTGCCCCTGCACCAACGCGCGTAACCTCCCAAATAAAACAACGGAATCATAGTCTCCTATGATTAAAAATAACAACAGAAAGAATACAAACAATAACAAGACAAATAAACTATAAACAAATTAAAATAAAAGAAAAATGAAAAAGATTTTTACTTTATTATTGCTCGCGGCGTTTTTCTCCATACCGAGGAGCGCGCAGGCAAAAATTGTCTGGCAGATTGCCACAGGAAATGAATGGCGCATCAACCCGCGCAACCCGGGCGACCCTAACGATTCCGTGCGCTTGGAAGCCGGCACAAAGTTCATTTACCTCAAAGCCGCTAGCCTTGATAATAAACTATGGGTACCTTCTCATATTGGGGCTGATGGTTCTGTAACGTGGATGGCTGATTTAAATAATTTTAGCAATACAAGATCAGCCGATCAGTCTTGGTTCACCGATAGACGCTATTGGACATTAAACTCTCCATTTAATCCAGACACAGTAAATTTCAGAAGCTCTCATGTTTTAAATGACAGAGTGACAAAACGCCTGTTAGGATATGATTATATTGGTGATTATCCTTACAATATTAACAAGTATGGCAACCCTGTAAGTGATCGTGAAATTTATGATTATTATAGAAAAGTAATCTTGACAGAAGAAGAAGCCCTGGCTGTAACAAAACTGGATCTTTCACCATTAACTTATGGATTAACCCCGCAAGAATTGTATCCGTATGTTTGTGTTTTTGATGATGACTTAATGATTTTCAAGAATGTTAAGGAAGCAGACTTTTCTAATTTTTATCTTTTACATGGTAAAAGAAACGAATTTGATCCTAAAAAAAATATTTACAAGGCTATAGCAGAATGCTTTCCAAACTTAGAGAAACTGACATTTAATCTTTTAGTTGGCCAATCATATAGTTATGATACGGGAGGATTAGAAATCTCATTATCTGATTTTCCTAAACTTAAGTATTTAGAGATGTCTGCAAATCAAAAGGTAAGTCTTAGGATTGAGAACCACCCATCGTTAGAAACTTTAGTTTTAACGGGACAAAGAGTTTCAGAT
Encoded here:
- the priA gene encoding replication restart helicase PriA, coding for MNKYVDVLLPLAMKGTLTYCVPSHLQSLLKVGARVVVPLGKRKIYTGIAVRLHSTAPQEDIQIKDILDIEDVQPIVYLHQLKFWKWISDYYLCTAGEVMKAALPSGLKLESETTITRNDDFDGDTLDEKEWEIWQALKDKSLRIADLQKSVKGNILRIVSGMAEKEVVLVDEILTRNFKPKTIPYVRLTEAYFDEQRLNRFFSTLKRSQKQESTLLAYLDMSECAAALTLHNRSLLKDVSKKQLLSHPNASDTALKGLKDKGVLEIYDVETERLKTQVQVEGIGQRALDEEQQRAYNEILNAWDNRDVCLLHGVTSSGKTEIYIHLIEQALASGKQVLYLLPEIALTTQITTRLGRIFGDKMGVYHSKFPDTERVEVWRRQISDHPFPIILGVRSSLFLPFDNLGLIIVDEEHETSYKQQDPAPRYNARDAAIVLAMKHGAKVLLGTATPSLESYHNARSGKYGLVELTKRHGDVLMPEIIIEDVKELRRKKLMKTPFAPRLMDEVRSAIANKQQVILFQNRRGYSPVLECRTCGWTPRCQACDVSLTYHQSIGKLICHYCGASYDIPMACPNCNDTELRDMGYGTEKIEAAVKACFPEARTARMDLDTTRGRTAYERIINDFQHGKTDILIGTQMVTKGLDFDRVSVVGILNADQSLNVPDFRAHERTFQMMSQVAGRAGRRGKRGLVILQTRQPDEPVITQVKENNYQALFENQMEEREFFHYPPIYHIINIYLKHRDEHVVAEAAKQLASMLQPYFSGDILGPDRPAVARVQRLYIRKIMVKVAPNLNTRSVRRTLLAARDNLLVYDYYKTVNVYFDADPL